In Sphaeramia orbicularis chromosome 3, fSphaOr1.1, whole genome shotgun sequence, a genomic segment contains:
- the stard5 gene encoding stAR-related lipid transfer protein 5, which yields MDYEQKAKTVADCLMGYKRDESGWKVCKKSNDVVVSWRPSTEFPGNVYKGEGVVNGSLDKVWECLKPIPNGLRVKWDNNVKKFELLEQITEDISICRTVTPSAAMGIIAPRDFVDVILVKQYEDGTITSNATNVSHPVCPPQSGYVRGFNHPCGCICVPISGEPNKTQVFSFFQTDLGGFLPRSVVDSFFPSSMAEFYSNLTKAVKSLKDL from the exons ATGGATTATGAACAGAAAGCAAAGACAGTGGCTGACTGTCTGATGGGCTACAAAAGAGACGAGTCTGGTTGGAAAGTCTGCAAAAAATCA AATGACGTGGTTGTATCTTGGCGTCCCTCGACTGAGTTCCCCGGGAATGT GTACAAAGGGGAGGGCGTGGTCAACGGCAGCCTGGACAAAGTGTGGGAGTGTCTGAAACCCATCCCCAACGGGCTCCGGGTCAAGTGGGACAACAACGTCAAAAAGTTTGAGCTTTTGGAACAAATCACAGAG GACATCTCCATCTGCCGAACAGTCACGCCCTCAGCAGCTATGGGCATCATAGCTCCACGAGACTTTGTAGATGTTATTTTAGTTAAGCAATATGAAGATGGCACCATTACATCAAATG CCACTAATGTGAGTCACCCAGTgtgtcctcctcagtctggctacGTGAGGGGATTCAACCACCCCTGTGGATGCATCTGCGTCCCCATCTCAGG AGAGCCAAACAAAACCCAGGTGTTCAGCTTCTTCCAGACAGACCTGGGCGGCTTCCTCCCACGCTCCGTCGTCGACTCCTTCTTCCCCTCCAGCATGGCCGAGTTCTACAGTAACCTAACCAAGGCCGTCAAGTCCCTCAAGGACCTTTGA